A stretch of the Perca fluviatilis chromosome 17, GENO_Pfluv_1.0, whole genome shotgun sequence genome encodes the following:
- the cryba4 gene encoding beta-crystallin A4 has product MTHHCTKFSGHWKIIVFDEECFQGRRHEFTSECCNVMEFGFETVRSLRVESGAWVGYEHASYQGQQFVLERGEYPQCDAFGGSNAYHIERMTSFRPIACANHRECRMTIYERENFLGRKGELSDDYPSLQAMGWCNNEVGSLRIQSGAFVCYQYPGYRGYQYIMECDRHCGEFKHFREFGSHCQTPQIQSIRRIQQ; this is encoded by the exons ATGACTCACCACTGCACCAAGTTCTCCGGCCACTGGAAG ATCATTGTCTTCGACGAGGAGTGCTTCCAGGGCCGCCGCCATGAGTTCACCTCCGAGTGCTGCAACGTGATGGAGTTCGGCTTCGAGACCGTGCGCTCCCTGAGGGTGGAGAGTGGAGC CTGGGTGGGCTATGAGCACGCCTCCTACCAGGGACAGCAGTTTGTCCTAGAGAGGGGAGAGTACCCCCAGTGTGACGCCTTCGGAGGCAGCAACGCCTACCACATCGAGAGGATGACCTCCTTCAGACCCATCGCCTGTGCC AACCACAGAGAGTGCCGTATGACCATCTACGAGCGTGAGAACTTCCTGGGCCGTAAGGGCGAGCTCAGTGACGATTACCCCTCCCTCCAGGCCATGGGCTGGTGCAACAACGAAGTCGGCTCTCTCAGGATCCAGTCTGGAGC ATTTGTGTGCTACCAGTACCCTGGCTACCGCGGATACCAGTATATCATGGAGTGTGATCGTCACTGTGGGGAGTTCAAACACTTCAGGGAGTTTGGCTCCCACTGCCAGACCCCTCAGATCCAGTCCATCCGCCGTATTCAGCAGTAA